One Candidatus Blochmannia vicinus DNA window includes the following coding sequences:
- the metF gene encoding methylenetetrahydrofolate reductase, whose amino-acid sequence MSMFHAAQQEILNQYLAELQGNINVSFEFFPPRTNEMKKILWKTIKKLSKLNPAFVSVTYSVNSGTRDYTDKTINDIKKHTKLVVAPHLTCINETPQALQIIAQEYWNNGIHNIVALRGDQINKNHQSSMYAADLVYLLKKVGNFDISVAAYPEVHPEAKNAQSDLINLKKKIDAGANRAITQFFFDVEQYLRFRDLCISVGIDTEIIPGILPIFNFRQVQNFITFTKVKIPHWIYVIFHGLDHDLKTQKMLGTFVAIDMIRILIKEGVRNFHFYTLNRSDLTYAICHSLGIKNKN is encoded by the coding sequence ATGAGCATGTTCCATGCTGCTCAACAAGAAATATTAAATCAATATTTAGCAGAATTACAAGGCAATATTAATGTATCATTTGAATTCTTCCCTCCACGTACCAATGAAATGAAAAAAATATTATGGAAAACTATAAAAAAATTAAGTAAGCTCAATCCTGCTTTTGTTTCTGTAACATACAGTGTTAATTCTGGAACACGAGACTATACCGATAAAACAATTAATGATATAAAAAAACATACTAAATTAGTAGTAGCTCCCCATTTAACATGTATTAACGAAACTCCTCAAGCATTACAGATCATTGCGCAAGAATATTGGAACAATGGTATTCATAACATTGTTGCATTAAGAGGTGATCAAATCAATAAAAATCATCAATCATCTATGTATGCTGCAGATTTAGTATATTTACTAAAAAAAGTTGGAAATTTTGATATTTCTGTAGCTGCTTACCCAGAAGTACATCCAGAAGCAAAGAACGCGCAATCAGATTTAATTAATTTGAAAAAAAAAATAGATGCTGGCGCTAATCGTGCAATTACTCAATTTTTTTTCGATGTAGAACAATATTTAAGATTTAGAGATCTTTGTATATCTGTTGGAATTGATACAGAAATTATTCCCGGAATATTACCTATTTTTAATTTTCGTCAAGTACAGAATTTTATTACTTTTACTAAAGTTAAAATACCACATTGGATATACGTAATTTTTCACGGGCTAGATCATGACCTAAAAACACAAAAAATGCTTGGAACATTTGTAGCAATAGACATGATTAGAATTCTTATTAAAGAAGGAGTAAGAAATTTTCATTTTTATACTCTTAATAGATCAGACTTAACATATGCAATATGTCATAGTCTAGGAATAAAAAACAAAAACTAA
- the metB gene encoding cystathionine gamma-synthase produces MDIKKSTISVRSGLNIDEQHGCVVPPITLSTTYNFFGLNQPRLYDYSRRKNPTRDIAQQTLSDLEYGKNTIMTSSGMSAIYLICSAFLEPHDLLIAPHDCYGGTYRLLDALHKKGICKVLFIDQNDTKILLESLIYKPKLIFIETPSNPMLRIVDIYNICKLQKNILYVVDNTFMTPVFQNPLMLGADLVVHSCSKYLNGHSDLIAGAVVSKDTYISDKLAWWGNTLGITSSAFDSYQLLRGIRTLMPRVYQQQKNTKNIISFCQKQSQINTLYYPGLSSHPGHRIACKQQSGFGSIFSFELKGTKNMLLQFLQSLKLFTLAESFGGVESLIAHPATMTHAAMPESARKRAGINDMLLRISVGLEDSDDLIADLAQAFKSIE; encoded by the coding sequence ATGGATATTAAAAAATCAACAATCAGTGTTAGAAGTGGTTTGAATATTGATGAGCAACATGGATGCGTTGTGCCTCCTATTACTCTTTCAACTACTTATAATTTTTTTGGATTAAATCAACCACGTCTGTATGATTATTCACGACGCAAAAATCCTACTCGAGATATAGCTCAACAAACTCTATCAGATTTAGAATATGGAAAAAATACAATTATGACAAGTAGCGGTATGTCTGCTATTTATCTAATATGCTCCGCTTTTCTTGAGCCACACGATTTGTTAATAGCACCTCATGATTGTTATGGAGGAACTTACCGACTATTAGATGCATTACATAAAAAAGGCATATGTAAAGTATTATTTATTGATCAAAATGACACAAAAATATTACTAGAGTCATTAATATATAAACCTAAATTAATTTTTATAGAAACTCCAAGTAATCCTATGCTTCGAATAGTAGATATTTACAATATTTGTAAACTCCAAAAAAATATATTATATGTCGTAGATAATACATTTATGACTCCAGTTTTTCAAAATCCATTAATGCTAGGCGCAGACTTAGTAGTACATTCTTGCAGTAAATATCTAAACGGACATTCAGATTTAATAGCAGGCGCGGTGGTATCTAAGGATACATACATTTCCGATAAATTAGCTTGGTGGGGAAACACACTTGGGATTACTAGTAGCGCTTTTGATAGCTACCAATTATTACGTGGTATACGTACTTTAATGCCTCGAGTTTACCAACAACAAAAGAATACTAAAAACATTATTTCTTTCTGTCAAAAACAATCTCAAATCAATACGTTATACTATCCAGGGTTATCCAGTCATCCTGGACATAGGATTGCTTGTAAACAACAAAGTGGATTCGGATCAATATTTAGTTTCGAGCTAAAAGGAACTAAAAATATGTTACTACAATTTTTACAATCATTGAAATTATTTACATTAGCAGAATCGTTCGGAGGTGTAGAAAGTCTGATTGCCCATCCAGCTACTATGACGCATGCCGCTATGCCAGAAAGCGCTCGAAAACGTGCTGGCATTAATGATATGCTACTTCGTATTTCAGTAGGACTAGAAGATAGTGATGATCTTATCGCTGACTTAGCACAAGCATTTAAATCAATAGAATGA
- the rpmE gene encoding 50S ribosomal protein L31, whose translation MKKNIHPKYNEISAHCSCGNIVNTKSTLNHNLNLDVCNLCHPFYTGTQRIVDTRGRVNLFNKRFNVAAHTNFFPINKK comes from the coding sequence ATGAAGAAAAATATTCATCCAAAATATAATGAAATATCTGCGCATTGTTCGTGTGGAAATATTGTTAACACTAAATCAACTTTGAATCACAATTTAAATTTAGACGTTTGTAATCTATGTCATCCGTTTTATACAGGTACACAACGTATAGTAGATACGCGTGGCCGTGTAAATCTCTTTAATAAACGCTTTAATGTTGCTGCTCACACTAATTTTTTTCCCATTAATAAAAAATGA
- a CDS encoding ferredoxin--NADP(+) reductase has protein sequence MSTWVVGKIVEVKHWTDQLFSLIVQAPVNAFVAGQFTRIGMYVNSTIIQRAYSYLNAPNNPNLEFYIATVLEGKFTPLLRALCSGDTVMLTKEAYGRFVLDEIPSCANLWMLASGTGIGPYLSILADHDERLDQFSNIVLVHATRFYKNLNYLSQIKKLKNIYSSKLRVQTITSQEKSYNSLFGRIPTLIENNSLEKKVGLPLNISNSHVMLCGNPHMISDTKEILKKKYGMKDHVRRNPGHITQERYW, from the coding sequence ATGTCTACATGGGTTGTTGGAAAAATTGTTGAAGTAAAACACTGGACAGATCAGTTATTTAGTCTTATTGTACAAGCTCCAGTTAATGCATTTGTTGCCGGACAATTTACTAGAATAGGAATGTATGTAAATAGCACAATTATACAGCGTGCTTATTCGTATCTCAATGCTCCTAACAATCCCAATTTAGAATTTTATATAGCTACTGTGTTAGAAGGAAAATTTACCCCATTATTGCGTGCTTTATGTTCTGGCGATACTGTTATGCTTACTAAAGAAGCGTATGGACGCTTTGTACTTGATGAAATTCCAAGTTGTGCAAATTTATGGATGTTGGCTAGCGGGACAGGAATTGGTCCATATTTATCAATACTTGCAGATCATGACGAAAGATTAGATCAATTTTCAAATATTGTGTTAGTACATGCGACACGGTTTTATAAAAATTTAAATTATTTGTCTCAAATAAAAAAATTGAAAAATATTTATTCTAGTAAATTACGCGTGCAAACAATTACAAGTCAGGAAAAATCTTATAATTCGCTTTTTGGACGTATACCTACTTTGATAGAGAATAATTCTTTAGAAAAAAAAGTGGGATTGCCATTGAATATTAGTAATAGTCATGTAATGTTATGTGGTAATCCACACATGATATCTGATACTAAAGAAATATTGAAAAAAAAATACGGAATGAAAGATCATGTACGACGTAATCCAGGCCATATTACTCAAGAACGTTATTGGTAA
- the tpiA gene encoding triose-phosphate isomerase, which translates to MRRLLVIGNWKLNGNKSTITNLIIRLVEECANISKCNMAVAPPVMYLDLVMRYLINSNIWLCAQNVDIHISGAFTGDVSAVMLQDLNTRYVLIGHSERRIHHKENDAYIAKKFFILKKIGLIPILCIGENKREYDAGHTQSVCLNQIQSVIRLLGVEAFKDSVIAYEPIWAIGSGMSASPESVQIIHELIRNYIANYNVSIANEVLIQYGGSVTPENVTQFFNQKDIDGVLVGSASLNADSFSIIVRAAENHEKSYYA; encoded by the coding sequence ATGAGACGCCTATTAGTAATAGGAAACTGGAAATTAAATGGTAACAAAAGTACCATAACCAATCTAATAATTAGATTGGTTGAGGAATGTGCTAATATTTCCAAATGCAACATGGCTGTGGCTCCTCCTGTGATGTACTTAGATTTAGTTATGCGTTATTTAATAAATAGTAATATTTGGTTATGTGCTCAAAATGTTGATATTCATATATCTGGAGCGTTTACCGGGGATGTTTCTGCAGTAATGTTACAAGACCTGAATACTCGATATGTTCTGATCGGTCATTCTGAACGAAGAATACATCATAAAGAAAATGATGCATATATTGCTAAAAAGTTTTTTATCTTAAAAAAAATCGGATTAATTCCTATTTTATGTATAGGAGAAAATAAAAGAGAATATGATGCTGGCCATACTCAATCAGTATGCCTTAATCAGATTCAATCAGTCATTAGATTACTTGGTGTCGAAGCGTTTAAGGATTCAGTTATTGCGTATGAGCCTATATGGGCTATAGGAAGTGGTATGAGCGCGTCTCCGGAAAGTGTACAAATAATTCATGAGTTAATTCGAAATTATATTGCAAATTATAATGTGTCTATAGCTAATGAAGTGCTCATTCAATATGGAGGGTCTGTAACACCAGAGAATGTTACTCAATTTTTTAATCAAAAGGACATTGATGGTGTACTGGTAGGATCTGCTTCTTTAAATGCAGATAGTTTTTCTATAATTGTGCGAGCAGCCGAAAATCATGAGAAATCATATTATGCTTAA
- the pfkA gene encoding 6-phosphofructokinase: MIKKIGVLTSGGDSPGMNAAIRGVVRAGLSEGLEVYGVYDGYLGLFQDRMIQLSRRSVSEIINRGGTFLGSARFPEFKEDTIRTVVINNIYKRKLDALIIIGGDGSYLGAKRLSDIGFPCIGLPGTIDNDVAGTDYTIGYFTALETIVDAIDRLRDTSSSHQRISIVEVMGRCCGDLTMAAAIAGGCEFIVVPEVEFNAQDLVNEIKSGISKGKKHAIVTITERICNIFYLAQYIEEKTGRETRATVLGYIQRGGKPVAYDRILASRMGAYSIELLLQGYKGRCVGVQNEKLVHHDINDAIQHIQRPFRQDLLKTAKKLF; encoded by the coding sequence ATGATAAAAAAAATAGGAGTACTAACAAGCGGTGGAGATTCACCAGGAATGAATGCAGCTATTCGAGGTGTAGTACGAGCAGGTCTTTCTGAAGGATTAGAAGTTTATGGAGTATATGATGGTTATTTAGGATTATTTCAAGACCGAATGATACAATTAAGTCGTCGTAGCGTTTCAGAGATAATCAACCGAGGAGGTACTTTTCTTGGTTCAGCGCGTTTTCCTGAATTTAAAGAAGATACCATTAGAACAGTAGTTATTAATAATATATACAAACGCAAACTTGATGCCCTTATAATAATTGGAGGAGACGGATCTTATTTAGGAGCCAAAAGATTAAGTGACATAGGATTCCCCTGTATAGGATTACCTGGCACTATAGATAACGATGTCGCTGGAACAGATTATACTATTGGTTATTTCACAGCTTTAGAAACAATTGTTGATGCAATTGATAGATTGCGTGACACATCGTCTTCACATCAACGTATTTCTATTGTAGAAGTAATGGGACGTTGTTGTGGTGATTTAACTATGGCAGCAGCAATAGCTGGAGGTTGCGAGTTTATTGTAGTCCCTGAAGTAGAATTTAACGCGCAAGATTTAGTAAATGAAATTAAATCTGGTATCTCTAAAGGAAAAAAACACGCAATAGTAACTATTACTGAACGTATTTGTAATATATTTTACCTAGCACAATACATTGAAGAAAAAACTGGTAGAGAAACTCGTGCTACCGTTTTAGGGTATATCCAACGCGGAGGAAAACCAGTAGCTTACGATCGTATTCTAGCATCTAGAATGGGAGCATATTCTATTGAGCTATTATTACAAGGTTATAAAGGACGTTGCGTTGGGGTACAAAACGAAAAATTAGTACATCATGACATCAATGATGCAATACAGCATATACAACGTCCTTTTCGTCAAGATTTATTAAAAACAGCTAAAAAACTATTTTAA
- the cysE gene encoding serine O-acetyltransferase — protein MPLNILEIVWNNFKVEAKLLTESEPILANFIYMTILKHKNFKNALIHILSKKLNNVDMLITDISKILEDIYNSDESIITAAAQDIYAIHLNDPSVTKYFTPFLYFKGFHALQAHRISHWLWHNNRQELSMYFSNHISAVFNVDIHPAASIGCGVMIDHATGVVIGETSVIENNVSIMQSVTLGGTGKINGDRHPKIRQRVMIGASAIVLGNIEIGYGAKVGAGSVVLHSVPPYATVAGNPAKLVKKSKNYNNLPHENKNM, from the coding sequence ATGCCTTTAAATATATTAGAAATAGTTTGGAATAATTTTAAGGTTGAAGCAAAATTATTAACCGAATCCGAGCCTATATTAGCTAATTTTATATATATGACTATATTAAAACATAAAAATTTTAAGAATGCGCTAATTCACATACTATCTAAAAAATTGAATAATGTGGATATGCTTATAACTGATATATCCAAAATATTAGAAGACATATATAATTCTGATGAAAGCATAATTACTGCTGCAGCACAAGATATTTATGCAATACACTTGAACGATCCATCTGTAACTAAGTATTTTACTCCTTTTTTATACTTTAAAGGGTTTCATGCATTACAAGCACATCGTATTTCTCATTGGTTATGGCATAATAATCGTCAAGAATTGTCTATGTATTTTTCTAACCATATCTCCGCTGTTTTTAACGTCGATATTCATCCTGCTGCAAGTATTGGATGTGGTGTTATGATAGATCATGCCACTGGAGTGGTAATCGGAGAAACATCAGTTATAGAAAATAATGTATCTATAATGCAATCTGTCACTTTAGGAGGAACTGGTAAAATAAATGGTGATCGTCATCCTAAAATTAGGCAAAGAGTGATGATTGGAGCCAGTGCCATTGTTTTAGGTAATATTGAGATAGGATACGGAGCTAAAGTTGGAGCCGGATCTGTTGTGCTACATTCCGTACCGCCTTATGCTACAGTGGCAGGAAACCCTGCTAAACTTGTTAAAAAATCAAAAAATTATAACAATTTACCACATGAAAATAAAAATATGTAA
- the gpsA gene encoding NAD(P)H-dependent glycerol-3-phosphate dehydrogenase, translating to MSIVYPTITIIGAGSYGTAIAIALSRNGHRVLLWGHNSTHIQTLKTHRCNQAYLPDIPFPPSLYLEKSLSVTLATCLNLLIAVPSHVFSHVLMQIKPNLKNNTRIIIASKGLEPKTGRFLKDVTRDILGNNVPIAIISGPTFAKELAIGLPTAITLTSTDAILNYDLQNILHCNKNFRIYTNTDAIGIQIAGAVKNIIAIGAGISDGIGFGSNARTALITRGLAEMSRLGTAIGAMPETFMGLAGLGDLVLTCTDDQSRNRRFGILLGQGLNIRHAQKNIGQTIEGLLSIKEVYMLSIKYKIDMPITEQIYQILYQNKNVHDAAYSLLQRTQKEKLITKNN from the coding sequence ATGTCTATTGTATACCCTACCATTACAATAATTGGGGCTGGATCCTACGGTACAGCCATAGCTATTGCGTTATCTAGAAATGGTCATAGAGTACTATTATGGGGACATAATAGTACTCACATTCAAACTCTTAAAACTCATCGATGCAATCAAGCATATTTACCAGATATACCTTTTCCGCCATCATTATATTTAGAAAAATCTCTATCAGTAACCTTAGCTACCTGTTTAAACTTATTAATTGCGGTACCAAGTCATGTATTTAGTCATGTTTTAATGCAAATAAAACCAAACTTAAAGAACAATACTCGTATTATTATAGCATCTAAAGGATTAGAACCTAAAACTGGTCGTTTTTTAAAAGATGTGACACGTGATATTTTAGGAAATAATGTGCCTATTGCAATTATTTCTGGTCCAACTTTTGCTAAAGAACTCGCTATAGGATTGCCTACTGCAATAACACTAACTTCCACCGATGCCATATTAAATTATGATTTACAAAATATACTACATTGCAATAAAAATTTTAGAATATATACCAATACTGACGCTATTGGCATTCAAATAGCAGGAGCAGTAAAGAATATTATTGCTATTGGAGCAGGTATTTCTGATGGGATAGGATTTGGATCCAACGCACGAACAGCGCTAATTACGCGAGGTTTAGCAGAAATGTCGCGCCTTGGAACAGCGATTGGAGCAATGCCAGAAACTTTCATGGGATTGGCTGGATTAGGAGATTTAGTATTAACTTGCACTGATGATCAATCACGCAATCGTCGCTTTGGAATATTGTTAGGACAAGGTTTAAATATACGTCATGCTCAAAAAAATATTGGACAAACAATAGAAGGACTCTTAAGCATAAAAGAAGTATATATGTTATCTATTAAATATAAAATAGATATGCCCATTACTGAACAAATATATCAAATATTATATCAAAATAAAAATGTTCATGATGCAGCTTATTCTTTATTGCAACGTACACAAAAAGAAAAATTAATAACTAAAAATAATTAA
- the secB gene encoding protein-export chaperone SecB encodes MLESPKSNASFHIKRIYTKDVSFEAPNTPEVFQITWNPKITVDLRSNSAELHTNAYEVVLYITVTAKIGENTAFLCQVKQAGIFNISGLNTTQMIHCLSAYCPGILFPYASECISNQISRGTFPQFNLDPINFDVLFIKSLQKHDNTP; translated from the coding sequence GTGCTAGAAAGTCCTAAAAGTAACGCGTCGTTTCACATAAAAAGAATATATACCAAAGATGTTTCATTTGAAGCTCCGAACACTCCTGAAGTTTTTCAAATAACCTGGAATCCAAAAATTACGGTAGATTTACGTAGCAATTCAGCTGAACTCCATACTAATGCATATGAAGTAGTGTTATACATCACTGTTACTGCAAAAATTGGGGAAAATACGGCTTTTTTGTGTCAAGTAAAACAAGCTGGAATTTTTAATATTTCAGGGCTTAATACAACACAAATGATACATTGTCTCAGTGCATATTGTCCGGGCATTTTATTTCCTTACGCCAGTGAATGCATAAGTAACCAAATATCTAGAGGAACTTTCCCTCAATTTAATTTAGATCCAATTAATTTCGATGTTTTATTTATTAAGTCTTTACAAAAACATGATAATACACCTTAA
- the grxC gene encoding glutaredoxin 3, whose translation MAYIEIYTKRNCPYCERAKSLLIKKSLDFKEIIIDNHNSLNSVYIEMQQRSNGCTTVPQIFIDGLHIGGSDDLISLDNQGKLNLI comes from the coding sequence ATGGCTTATATTGAAATTTACACAAAAAGAAACTGTCCTTATTGTGAACGCGCTAAATCATTATTAATAAAAAAATCATTAGATTTTAAAGAGATTATTATAGATAATCATAACTCATTAAATAGTGTGTATATAGAAATGCAACAACGATCTAATGGTTGCACTACAGTACCACAGATTTTTATAGATGGTTTACATATTGGAGGATCAGATGATTTGATATCATTAGATAACCAGGGAAAATTAAATTTAATTTAA
- a CDS encoding rhodanese-like domain-containing protein, producing MYMQEIIIFLQQHTVLSIVWILLLIATLYTTISSCLFKSSEILRDQAILLINKKKAIVIDIRSQDDYCSGHITNSINVSIKDIKNNNICKLKRFKKYPLIVVHDNNSLAHSIKQHLYKLKFEEVYVLHGGIVDWKSDNFPLLLTNKILK from the coding sequence ATGTATATGCAGGAAATAATAATATTTTTACAACAACATACAGTACTTAGTATTGTATGGATACTCTTATTAATCGCAACGTTATATACCACAATTAGTAGTTGTTTATTCAAATCTTCCGAAATATTACGTGATCAAGCGATTTTATTAATAAACAAAAAAAAAGCAATAGTAATAGATATTCGAAGTCAAGATGATTATTGCTCAGGACACATAACGAACAGCATTAATGTGTCAATTAAGGACATTAAAAATAATAATATTTGTAAATTAAAAAGATTTAAAAAATATCCATTAATTGTAGTACATGATAATAATTCACTGGCTCATTCAATTAAACAGCACTTGTACAAATTAAAATTCGAAGAAGTGTATGTACTTCATGGCGGCATAGTCGATTGGAAATCTGATAATTTTCCCCTGCTGTTAACAAACAAAATATTAAAATAA
- the rfaD gene encoding ADP-glyceromanno-heptose 6-epimerase, whose protein sequence is MIIVTGGAGFIGCNIIKALNNISHKNILVVDNLKNGIKYKNLTNVYISDYMDKSRFIKNIVDSSVGSYIKNIDVVFHEGACSSTTEWDGKYMMENNYQYSKDLLLYCIKKNIPFIYASSASVYGRDTSILVNSQKYERPINMYSYSKFLFDQYVRAMLPKVTSQVCGLRYFNVYGPYEAHKGSMASIIFQLYRQIKSKKHPTLFVGSKELKRDFIHVEDIVDINLWVWSNNMSGIFDCGIGKTASFEIIANIVLSFFHKNIAIKYISMPNKIRDHYQVFTQANIYQLREAGYNKKFIDINKGIYRYLKWLSYNDVDRCCMK, encoded by the coding sequence ATGATTATAGTTACTGGCGGAGCGGGGTTTATAGGTTGTAATATTATTAAAGCATTAAATAATATTTCACACAAAAATATTTTGGTAGTAGATAATTTAAAGAATGGAATAAAGTATAAAAATTTAACAAATGTATATATTTCAGACTATATGGATAAGAGTCGTTTTATTAAAAATATAGTTGATAGTTCTGTTGGTTCTTATATTAAAAATATAGATGTAGTGTTTCATGAAGGGGCATGCTCTTCTACTACTGAATGGGACGGTAAATATATGATGGAAAATAATTACCAATATTCTAAAGATCTATTATTGTATTGCATTAAAAAAAATATTCCTTTTATATATGCTTCTTCTGCATCAGTATATGGGAGAGATACTAGTATCCTTGTTAACTCTCAGAAATATGAACGACCTATTAATATGTATAGTTATTCTAAATTTTTGTTTGATCAATATGTACGCGCTATGCTGCCAAAAGTTACATCTCAAGTTTGTGGATTAAGATATTTTAATGTTTATGGGCCTTATGAGGCACATAAAGGTAGTATGGCGAGTATAATATTTCAATTATATAGACAAATTAAAAGTAAAAAACATCCAACATTATTTGTTGGAAGCAAAGAGTTAAAACGAGATTTTATACATGTTGAAGATATCGTTGATATAAATCTTTGGGTTTGGAGTAATAATATGTCTGGAATTTTTGATTGCGGCATCGGTAAGACTGCATCGTTTGAGATAATCGCTAATATTGTATTAAGTTTTTTTCATAAAAATATAGCCATTAAATATATTTCGATGCCAAATAAAATCCGTGATCATTATCAGGTTTTTACTCAAGCAAATATTTATCAGTTAAGAGAAGCAGGGTATAATAAGAAATTTATTGATATTAATAAAGGTATATACCGGTACTTAAAATGGTTGTCATATAACGATGTTGATCGTTGTTGTATGAAATAA
- the waaF gene encoding lipopolysaccharide heptosyltransferase II: MKMLVVSPSWIGDTVMSHSMYRLLANKYCSNIKIDVITSMWCKDLFNYMPEVNRTLFIPYRHGVLELEKCFRLGKILKNEKYQQAIILPNSFKSALIPFFADIPIRTGWRGEMRYGVINDLRILKSASLPLMVQRYAALAYDSNVIKHFCDLPYPLPWPHLNINKKEIEDVLYKFNLDNHKKLLIGLCPGSEFGLAKNWPHYHYATLAIQLIYCGYYVVILGSSKDRLISTFIEYSILENLKQYYNNLIGITSLSEAIAIIAACKGIVSNDSGLMHIACALKCPVVGLYGPSNPNFTPPLFHQSIVMCCIQGCYTIRKDNILYDGYHSSLINITPDQVLKALKKLLN; encoded by the coding sequence ATGAAAATGTTAGTGGTTAGTCCTTCATGGATTGGTGATACTGTGATGTCGCATAGCATGTATCGTTTGCTTGCTAACAAGTATTGTTCCAATATAAAGATTGATGTTATTACTTCAATGTGGTGTAAAGATCTTTTTAATTATATGCCTGAAGTTAATCGCACGTTATTTATTCCTTACAGACATGGGGTATTAGAGCTTGAAAAATGTTTTCGTTTGGGAAAAATTTTAAAAAATGAAAAATATCAACAGGCAATAATATTACCTAATTCGTTTAAATCAGCTTTAATACCATTTTTCGCAGATATTCCAATTCGTACTGGATGGCGCGGGGAAATGAGATATGGTGTAATAAATGATTTAAGGATACTTAAATCTGCATCGTTGCCGTTAATGGTACAACGTTATGCTGCTTTAGCATATGACAGTAATGTCATAAAACATTTTTGTGATTTACCTTATCCGCTACCGTGGCCTCATTTAAATATAAATAAAAAAGAAATTGAAGATGTATTATATAAATTTAATTTAGACAATCATAAAAAATTATTGATTGGGTTATGCCCGGGTTCAGAGTTTGGATTAGCTAAAAATTGGCCGCACTATCATTATGCAACGTTGGCTATACAATTAATTTATTGCGGATATTATGTAGTGATATTGGGATCATCTAAAGATCGACTTATTAGTACATTTATTGAATACAGTATTCTTGAAAATTTGAAACAATATTATAACAACCTTATAGGGATTACATCTTTAAGTGAAGCTATTGCAATAATAGCGGCGTGCAAGGGAATTGTCAGCAATGATTCTGGTTTGATGCACATAGCTTGTGCGCTGAAATGCCCTGTAGTAGGATTGTACGGTCCTAGTAATCCTAATTTTACTCCTCCTTTATTTCATCAATCTATTGTGATGTGTTGTATTCAAGGATGTTATACTATTCGTAAAGATAATATTTTATATGATGGTTATCATAGCAGTTTAATAAATATTACTCCAGATCAAGTTTTAAAAGCATTAAAGAAGTTATTAAATTAA